The Anoplopoma fimbria isolate UVic2021 breed Golden Eagle Sablefish chromosome 20, Afim_UVic_2022, whole genome shotgun sequence genome includes a window with the following:
- the mrpl17 gene encoding 39S ribosomal protein L17, mitochondrial, whose protein sequence is MRLTLQMLISHGRVARKMGLGPQSRINMLRNLLTGLVRHERIETVAARADEVRFYAEKLVDYAKKGDTDEKAMKMASFWLTEKDLVPKLFKVLAPRFETQSQGYTRMARIPNRQNLDRAKMAVLEYKGNPFPPLYPVKKDNELTLINQLLKGYREERAQQLSTEA, encoded by the exons ATGCGCCTCACGCTGCAAATGTTGATCTCCCACGGCCGGGTGGCCCGGAAGATGGGTCTGGGTCCGCAGTCCAGAATCAACATGCTGCGGAACCTTTTGACAGGACTGGTCCGACACGAGCGGATAGAAACCGTGGCGGCCCGAGCAGATGAAGTCCGCTTCTACGCCGAAAAG CTGGTTGACTACGCCAAAAAGGGAGACACTGATGAGAAGGCTATGAAAATGGCCAGTTTTTGGCTCACG GAAAAGGATCTGGTCCCAAAGCTCTTCAAGGTCCTCGCTCCACGGTTTGAGACTCAGTCACAAGGCTACACACGGATGGCACGCATTCCCAACAGACAGAATCTGGACAGAGCCAAGATGGCCGTCCTGGAGTACAAAGGCAACCCCTTCCCGCCTCTTTATCCTGTCAAAAAAGACAATGAACTGACACTCATCAACCAGCTGCTCAAAGgctacagagaggagagggcaCAACAGCTATCCACAGAAGCTTGA
- the LOC129109854 gene encoding trypsin-1-like, giving the protein MRSLVFVLLLGAVFATEDDKIVGGHECTPHSQPHQVSLNSGYHFCGGSLVNENWVVSAAHCYKSKMDIVLGDHNRWFMDGNEQIISAARVIPHPNYESWLVNNDIMLIKLSEPAIINQYVKPVALPTSCAPAGITCTVSGWGVTMSSSADSNRLQCLDIPILSHEDCDHSYPGMITEAMFCAGYPEGGKDSCQGDSGGPVVCDGELQGVVSWGYGCAEKNHPGVYAKTCIFTDWLQSTMASY; this is encoded by the exons ATGAGATCTCTGGTCTTTGTTCTGCTCCTTGGAGCTGTGT ttgCCACAGAGGATGACAAGATTGTCGGAGGGCATGAGTGCACTCCTCATTCTCAGCCCCATCAGGTGTCTCTGAACTCCGGCTACCACTTCTGTGGTGGCTCCCTGGTCAACGAGAACTGGGTGGTATCTGCTGCCCACTGCTACAAATC caAAATGGACATCGTCCTCGGTGATCACAACCGCTGGTTCATGGACGGCAATGAACAGATCATTTCTGCCGCCCGTGTGATCCCTCATCCAAACTACGAATCCTGGCTGGTAAACAATGACATCATGCTGATCAAGCTGAGCGAACCTGCCATCATCAACCAGTACGTGAAGCCTGTGGCTCTGCCCACTAGCTGTGCTCCTGCTGGGATCACATGCACCGTCTCCGGATGGGGTGTGACCATGAGCTCCT CTGCTGATAGTAACAGGCTTCAGTGCCTGGATATCCCCATCCTGTCTCATGAGGACTGTGACCACTCCTACCCCGGCATGATCACTGAGGCCATGTTCTGTGCTGGATACCCGGAGGGAGGCAAGGACTCCTGCCAG GGTGACTCCGGTGGTCCTGTTGTGTGTGACGGTGAGCTGCAGGGTGTTGTGTCATGGGGCTATGGGTGTGCAGAGAAGAACCACCCAGGTGTCTATgccaag ACATGCATTTTCACAGACTGGCTGCAGAGCACCATGGCGTCTTACTGA
- the LOC129110250 gene encoding trypsin-1 encodes MMSLVFILLIGAAFATEEDKIVGGYECTPHSQAHQVSLNSGYHFCGGSLVNEDWVVSAAHCYKSRVEVRLGEHNIRVNEGNEQFIRSSRVIRHPNYSSYNINNDIMLIKLSTPATLNQYVKPVALPSSCAPAGTMCKVSGWGSTQSSTADGNKLQCLNIPILSERDCDNSYPGMITDAMFCAGYLEGGKDSCQGDSGGPVVCNGELQGVVSWGYGCAERDHPGVYAKVCLFNSWLESTMASY; translated from the exons ATGATGTCTCTGGTCTTCATTCTGCTCATCGGAGCTGCTT ttgccACGGAGGAGGACAAGATTGTCGGAGGGTACGAGTGCACTCCTCATTCTCAGGCCCATCAGGTGTCTCTGAACTCCGGCTACCACTTCTGTGGCGGCTCTCTGGTCAACGAGGACTGGGTTGtgtctgctgctcactgctACAAATC CCGTGTGGAGGTGCGTCTTGGAGAGCACAACATCAGGGTCAACGAGGGAAACGAGCAGTTCATCCGCTCCTCCCGTGTCATCCGCCACCCCAACTACAGCTCCTACAACATCAACAATGACATCATGCTGATCAAGCTGAGCACGCCCGCCACCCTCAACCAGTACGTGAAGCCTGTGGCTCTGCCCAGCAGCTGTGCCCCCGCTGGAACCATGTGCAAAGTCTCTGGATGGGGTTCCACCCAGAGCTCCA CCGCTGACGGAAACAAGCTTCAGTGCCTGAACATCCCCATCCTGTCCGAGAGAGACTGTGACAACTCCTACCCCGGCATGATCACTGATGCCATGTTCTGCGCTGGATACCTGGAGGGAGGCAAGGACTCTTGCCAG GGTGACTCCGGTGGACCCGTCGTGTGCAACGGTGAGCTGCAGGGTGTTGTGTCCTGGGGCTACGGATGTGCTGAGAGAGACCACCCCGGTGTCTACGCCAAG GTCTGCCTCTTCAACAGCTGGCTGGAGAGCACCATGGCCAGCTATTAA
- the LOC129110268 gene encoding trypsin-1, with protein sequence MMSLVFILLIGAAFATEEDKIVGGYECTPHSQAHQVSLNSGYHFCGGSLVNEDWVVSAAHCYKSRVEVRLGEHNIRVNEGNEQFIRSSRVIRHPNYSSYNINNDIMLIKLSTPATLNQYVKPVALPSSCAPAGTMCKVSGWGSTQSSTADGNKLQCLNIPILSERDCDNSYPGMITDAMFCAGYLEGGKDSCQGDSGGPVVCNGELQGVVSWGYGCAERDHPGVYAKVCLFNSWLESTMASY encoded by the exons ATGATGTCTCTGGTCTTCATTCTGCTCATCGGAGCTGCTT ttgccACGGAGGAGGACAAGATTGTCGGAGGGTACGAGTGCACTCCTCATTCTCAGGCCCATCAGGTGTCTCTGAACTCCGGCTACCACTTCTGTGGCGGCTCTCTGGTCAACGAGGACTGGGTTGtgtctgctgctcactgctACAAATC CCGTGTGGAGGTGCGTCTTGGAGAGCACAACATCAGGGTCAACGAGGGAAACGAGCAGTTCATCCGCTCCTCCCGTGTCATCCGCCACCCCAACTACAGCTCCTACAACATCAACAATGACATCATGCTGATCAAGCTGAGCACGCCCGCCACCCTCAACCAGTACGTGAAGCCTGTGGCTCTGCCCAGCAGCTGTGCCCCCGCTGGAACCATGTGCAAAGTCTCTGGATGGGGTTCCACCCAGAGCTCCA CCGCTGACGGAAACAAGCTTCAATGCCTGAACATCCCCATCCTGTCCGAGAGAGACTGTGATAACTCCTACCCCGGCATGATCACTGATGCCATGTTCTGCGCTGGATACCTGGAGGGAGGCAAGGACTCTTGCCAG GGTGACTCCGGTGGACCCGTCGTGTGCAACGGTGAGCTGCAGGGTGTTGTGTCCTGGGGCTACGGATGTGCTGAGAGAGACCACCCCGGTGTCTACGCCAAG GTCTGCCTCTTCAACAGCTGGCTGGAGAGCACCATGGCCAGCTATTAA